From Candidatus Latescibacterota bacterium, the proteins below share one genomic window:
- a CDS encoding aldo/keto reductase — protein MNVSVVGFGGIPIQGLSFEEAEKVLLRAFDGGINLFDSARGYTDSEEKIGRALGQHRDKIYLASKAMSRDGRSMMGELETSLKKLDTEMIDLYQLHAVGSEQQLEKVIGPGGAYPALVKAREEGKVRFIGITGHSKDILLKAVATGLFDTVQFPYNPIETEWEDALIPAAAKAGMGTIGMKPVAGGAIHNVSLSIRFTLTRGMTVSIPGMDSVKQVDENVSAGENLDKLTEKELSILAEEKSFWGELFCRRCGYCLPCPSGLNIPFLLLLEVYFTRYGLEDWARSRLATLDTSYDACTECGECLAKCPYHLPIPELLEKAGKIFG, from the coding sequence ATGAATGTATCAGTAGTCGGGTTCGGTGGGATCCCGATACAGGGCCTCTCTTTCGAAGAAGCAGAAAAAGTCCTGCTGCGGGCTTTCGATGGCGGGATCAATCTCTTTGATTCGGCCAGGGGATATACCGACAGCGAGGAAAAGATCGGCCGGGCCCTGGGGCAGCATCGCGACAAGATCTACCTGGCATCAAAAGCGATGTCCCGCGATGGCAGATCGATGATGGGCGAACTCGAGACAAGCCTGAAAAAACTCGACACGGAGATGATCGATCTCTACCAGTTGCATGCCGTCGGCTCGGAACAGCAACTGGAAAAAGTCATCGGCCCGGGAGGAGCGTATCCCGCGCTGGTCAAGGCCAGGGAAGAAGGCAAGGTCAGATTTATCGGGATCACTGGACACTCGAAGGATATTCTTCTGAAAGCCGTAGCAACAGGCCTTTTCGACACTGTCCAGTTCCCGTACAACCCTATAGAGACCGAGTGGGAAGATGCTTTGATCCCGGCGGCTGCCAAAGCCGGAATGGGAACGATAGGCATGAAACCCGTGGCAGGGGGAGCCATTCATAATGTGTCCCTTTCGATACGTTTCACACTGACCAGGGGGATGACCGTATCGATACCAGGCATGGATTCTGTCAAACAGGTCGATGAAAACGTCTCCGCTGGTGAGAATCTGGACAAACTCACTGAAAAAGAACTCTCTATTCTCGCCGAAGAAAAATCTTTCTGGGGCGAACTGTTCTGTCGGCGCTGCGGATACTGCCTGCCCTGTCCATCAGGGCTGAATATTCCATTCCTTCTTCTCCTCGAAGTCTACTTTACGCGCTACGGGCTGGAGGACTGGGCCAGAAGTCGGCTTGCCACTCTCGACACATCTTATGATGCCTGCACCGAGTGCGGCGAATGCCTGGCGAAGTGCCCCTATCACCTCCCCATCCCTGAATTACTTGAAAAAGCCGGGAAAATATTTGGATGA